The DNA sequence CGTCAGCTTTACGGCCTGACCATTGCATCGGAACGCCCCGGCCACCACATGCGCGAAACGTGGCACCCGCTTGGCGTCGTCGGTATCATCTCGGCGTTTAACTTCCCTGTCGCGGTGTGGTCGTGGAACAGCGCACTGGCACTGGTGTGCGGCAACAGCTGTATCTGGAAGCCATCGGAAAAAACCCCGTTGACCGCACTCGCTTGCCAAGCCCTGTTCGACAAAGCAGTCGCCAAATTCGGCGACGACGCACCGGCCAACCTCTCGCAACTGCTGATTGGCGACGCCAAAGTCGGCGATGCACTGGTCACCGATGAGCGTGTACCATTGGTCAGCGCCACCGGCAGCACGCGCATGGGCCGCATCGTTGCACCGAAAGTCGCCGAACGCTTCGGCAAGTGCATCCTCGAACTCGGCGGCAACAACGCCATGATTCTTACCCCAAGTGCCGACCTTGACCTCGCCATCCGTGGCATCCTGTTCTCGGCGGTTGGCACAGCCGGTCAGCGTTGCACCACCCTGCGCCGCCTGTTCGTGCATGAATCGATCAAGGACGACGTCCTCACCAAGCTGAAAAAAGCCTACTCAACCGTCTCCATCGGCCATCCGCTCGAAGGCAACCTCGTCGGCCCGCTGATTGATGAAGCCATCTTCAACGACATGCAAGCCATCCTCGACAAAGCCAAAGCCTCTGGCGGCATCGTCACTGGCGGCGAGCGCGTCTTGCAGGACAAATTCCCCGATGCGTACTACGTTCAGCCAGCCATCGTTGAAATGAACGAGCAAAACGACGTGGTCAAGACCGAAACCTTCGCGCCAATCCTCTACGTCATGAGCTACAGCGACTTCGAGGACGCGATTGAACTGCAAAACGACGTCCCGCAAGGCCTGTCGTCCTGCACCTTCACCAACGACATCCGCGAAGCCGAACTGTTCCTCAGCGACCGTGGCAGCGACTGCGGCATTGCCAACATCAACATCGGCACCAGTGGTGCAGAAATCGGCGGCGCATTCGGCGGTGAAAAAGAAACCGGCGGTGGCCGTGAATCTGGCTCGGATGCATGGAAAGCGTACATGCGCCGCCAGACCAACACCATCAACTACTCGCGCGAACTACCACTCGCCCAAGGTATCAACTTCGGCGACTAAACCAGACAAGCCCGCGTTTATCGCGGGCTTTATCGCCACAAATACTTGCTGGTACTTATAGTCAAATAACACAATAAATGAGGGTGCATACCATGTCCGAACTAAATAACCCAGCGGCCATCTACGATAAAGAGCCCAATCACCTGCCGGAAAGTAATAATTTTCTACTCGACATTGCCCCACTGGTGCTCACCACCATTATTATGGCGATACAGTTCTTCTACTATAAAGACTTCACTCCACACATTCCTCTCGCCTGCGGCATCCTGATTACCGGCCTGTTCGTGCGCTTCCGCCACGGCAAATGGATGAACATGGAAAACCACATGTATAAAGTGGTTAAAATCGGCCTGCCAGCGAGTATGATACTACTCAGCGTCGGCATGCTGATTGCCTCGTGGATACTCGCCGGCACCGTCCCGACCATCCTCTATTACGGCTTCGGCTGGTTCTCGCCGAGCACCTTCCTGTTCTCGGTGTGTATCCTCTGCGCTATCATCTCGGTCGCCACCGGCACCTCATGGGGCACCGTCGGTACAGTCGGCCTCGCCATGATGGGTATTGGTGAAGGTCTCGGCATTCCAGCCGCGTATACTGGCGGCGCCGTCGTATCCGGCGCGTTCTTCGGCGACAAAATGTCACCGCTATCAGACACCACCAACCTCACCCCTGCCGCGGCCGAAATCGACCTCTGGGACCACATCAAAGGCTTGCTGCCGACCACCGTACCGGCAATGGTCATCGCTCTCGGCATTTACTGGTACATGGGTATGCAATACGGCGGCGACGGCGTCGACACCAGCCGCGTCGACCTGCTGCGCCAAACCATGATGGATAACCACACTATCTCGTGGATCACCCTGTTGCCCGCGGTCATCGTCATTGGTGCTGCGATTATGAAACTGCCCGCATTGCCAACCATCCTTGCAGGTGTCGTCACCGCCTGTTTAATCGCCGTATTCATGCAAGGCATCAGTCTGCACCCGATCTTCGACATGCTCATGAATGGCTACAAATCCACCACCGGCGTCGAAATCGTCGACAAACTGCTGTCCAAAGGCGGTGTCATGTCGATGACGTGGGTCACTGCATTGACCCTGTTTGCCCTGTCATTTGTTGGCTGTATCGAATACTACGGCACCCTGCGCTCAATCATGGCCAAACTTAACAAAGTCATCCACAGCCGCTTTGGCCTCGTCAGCGCCAGCTACGGCGGCGTCATCGGTGCAGGTACTATTACTGGCGACGTCTACACCACGCTCGTCCTCTCTGGCCGCCTGATGAAAGACAAATACATCGAACTCGGCTACCGTCGTACCATCCTCACCCGCTCAATCGAGGATTGCGGCACCCTGCTTTCGCCGCTGATTCCGTGGAACATGGGTGGTAGCTTCGTCGCGGCCACTCTCGGCATCGCCACCATCACCTATGCACCGTGGGCATTCGCCTGCTGGATATCGCCACTCATCGGCCTCGTCTGGGCGGCTACCGGCCTATTCATGCCACGCGAACCCGTCCTAGCCGACCCCAACCCGAAAAAGCCAGCACACTGGGAGGGCTTATAATATGCTCAAAGACGCAATACTGTGGCACACTCAGGTTGCCACCCCTATTGCACACCTCGCACTCGACGCCGACCTGCGCAGCGATGTCTGCATCATCGGCGGCGGCTATACTGGCCTATCTGCCGCCATCCACCTCGCCGAAGCCGGCAAAAACGTCACCCTGCTCGAAGCCCACGCCATTGGCGCGGGCGGCTCGGGGCGCAACGTTGGCCTCGTCAACGCAGGCACATGGGCGCAGCCCGACGACCTCAATCAACAGCTCGGCGAAGCAGCCGGTGAAAAACTCACCTCCGCGCTCGGCCAAGCGCCCAAACTCGTCTGGGACACCATTGACCGCCTCAATATCACCGCTCACGACAGCCGTAGCGGCAACCTGCACATGGCGCACAACGACAGTGCCGAAGCCGACATAGACGCACGCCACGCACAACTCACCCGCCGTGGTGCAGACGTCGAAATCCTCACCGGCAGCCGCTGCCACGAGTATTGCGGTACTACCACCATCAACAAAGCCCTGCTCGACAAACGCGCAGGCACGATTAACCCCTACGCCTACGTCACCGGCCTCGCGCAAGCCGCGACCCGCCTCGGCGTACGCATATGCGAGCACAGCCCCGTCACCGGCATCGAAAAAAGCGGTGAGCGCTGGCTGGTACGCACCGACAGCAACAGCGTTGACGCCGAAAAAGTCATCATCGCCAGCAACGCCTACACCGAAGGCGAATGGACCGACATCCTCAAAACCATCTACTTCGTCAACTACTTCCAAATCGCCTCGCCGCCACTCGAAGGCGAAGCCAATGAACGCATCCTGCCACACCGCAACGGCTCGTGGGACACCCGCCTCGCGCTATCGAGCATCCGCCGCGACAGCGAAGACCGCCTGCTGCTCGGCACAGTCGGCCTCGCAGACGGCAAACAATGGCTCTACCGCGCATGGGCAGACCGCATGGCCAAGCACTACTTCCCCGACCTCGGCAACATCGACTGGGACTACCGCTGGTGCGGCCGCTTCGGCTTCACCCCCGACCACATCATGCGCATCTTCGAGCCCGCCACAGGCATCCTCGCCGCCACCGGCTACAACGGCCGTGGTATCACCACCGGCACCCTGTTCGGCAAAGCCTTTGCCAACTACCTCATCGACGACGACCGCGACGCCTTGCCCATTCCCTTCCGCACCGTCGCCGACAGCAGCCTGAACTGGCGCAAAACCCGCGCCATCAACTACGACGCCGGTATCGCGCTCTACCACGCCGGACAATGCCTGCGCATCATCACGTAAATGAAAATGCCTTGGCCGTATGTTATGTTGATAACTTAATCCAACCGCAGGAATCATTATGAAATTCTTTGACGCCGAACAAACCGCAGCAGCACTCACTTATCCAGAGCTGATTGACGCCCTGCGCCGCTATTTCAGCACCGATATTGAAGCACCACTGCGCCACGTGCACACCATGCCTAATAAAGACGAACACGATCCAATGCTACTACTCAAGCCTGCATGGGCAAAAGACGGCGAATTTGGCGGCACCAAGCTACTCACCTTCACCCCGGACAACGGACAACGCAACCTGCCCGCGATTGACGGCGCATACGTTCTATTCTCGCGGGAAGATGGTCGTCTGCTAGCGCTGATGGACGCCAAGCCAATGACTGCCAAGCGCACCGCCGCTGCATCCGCGCTTGCTGCTGATTACCTCGCACGCAAAGACGCCAAAGTCCATCTGGTAATTGGCAGTGGCGCAGTCGGCAGTGAGTTACCCCACGCTCACCGCGCAGTACGCGACATCGAGCGCACCCTAATTTGGAGC is a window from the Cardiobacteriaceae bacterium TAE3-ERU3 genome containing:
- a CDS encoding ornithine cyclodeaminase family protein; this encodes MKFFDAEQTAAALTYPELIDALRRYFSTDIEAPLRHVHTMPNKDEHDPMLLLKPAWAKDGEFGGTKLLTFTPDNGQRNLPAIDGAYVLFSREDGRLLALMDAKPMTAKRTAAASALAADYLARKDAKVHLVIGSGAVGSELPHAHRAVRDIERTLIWSRDEQGAKKLVEKLNQQGLKAEHCADLEAGVREADIISSATPSSEPLIFGKWLQPGQHVDLIGSFREDMREADNEAVSRAEVFIDCDAAPEESGDLIQPIKSGVLKEDDIRGDLVALCAGKAKRESNDAITLFKSVGTALEDLAAAEVVYKHYS
- the nhaC gene encoding Na+/H+ antiporter NhaC, with product MSELNNPAAIYDKEPNHLPESNNFLLDIAPLVLTTIIMAIQFFYYKDFTPHIPLACGILITGLFVRFRHGKWMNMENHMYKVVKIGLPASMILLSVGMLIASWILAGTVPTILYYGFGWFSPSTFLFSVCILCAIISVATGTSWGTVGTVGLAMMGIGEGLGIPAAYTGGAVVSGAFFGDKMSPLSDTTNLTPAAAEIDLWDHIKGLLPTTVPAMVIALGIYWYMGMQYGGDGVDTSRVDLLRQTMMDNHTISWITLLPAVIVIGAAIMKLPALPTILAGVVTACLIAVFMQGISLHPIFDMLMNGYKSTTGVEIVDKLLSKGGVMSMTWVTALTLFALSFVGCIEYYGTLRSIMAKLNKVIHSRFGLVSASYGGVIGAGTITGDVYTTLVLSGRLMKDKYIELGYRRTILTRSIEDCGTLLSPLIPWNMGGSFVAATLGIATITYAPWAFACWISPLIGLVWAATGLFMPREPVLADPNPKKPAHWEGL
- a CDS encoding aldehyde dehydrogenase family protein — translated: MIQDLLQKLGVAKDAYQNGSLAVHSPIDGSELAKVSEHQASDVDGIINNAQQAFKQWRNVPAPRRGELVRLLGEELRAHKAELGALVSWEAGKIEQEGLGEVQEMIDICDFAVGLSRQLYGLTIASERPGHHMRETWHPLGVVGIISAFNFPVAVWSWNSALALVCGNSCIWKPSEKTPLTALACQALFDKAVAKFGDDAPANLSQLLIGDAKVGDALVTDERVPLVSATGSTRMGRIVAPKVAERFGKCILELGGNNAMILTPSADLDLAIRGILFSAVGTAGQRCTTLRRLFVHESIKDDVLTKLKKAYSTVSIGHPLEGNLVGPLIDEAIFNDMQAILDKAKASGGIVTGGERVLQDKFPDAYYVQPAIVEMNEQNDVVKTETFAPILYVMSYSDFEDAIELQNDVPQGLSSCTFTNDIREAELFLSDRGSDCGIANINIGTSGAEIGGAFGGEKETGGGRESGSDAWKAYMRRQTNTINYSRELPLAQGINFGD
- a CDS encoding FAD-binding oxidoreductase; protein product: MLKDAILWHTQVATPIAHLALDADLRSDVCIIGGGYTGLSAAIHLAEAGKNVTLLEAHAIGAGGSGRNVGLVNAGTWAQPDDLNQQLGEAAGEKLTSALGQAPKLVWDTIDRLNITAHDSRSGNLHMAHNDSAEADIDARHAQLTRRGADVEILTGSRCHEYCGTTTINKALLDKRAGTINPYAYVTGLAQAATRLGVRICEHSPVTGIEKSGERWLVRTDSNSVDAEKVIIASNAYTEGEWTDILKTIYFVNYFQIASPPLEGEANERILPHRNGSWDTRLALSSIRRDSEDRLLLGTVGLADGKQWLYRAWADRMAKHYFPDLGNIDWDYRWCGRFGFTPDHIMRIFEPATGILAATGYNGRGITTGTLFGKAFANYLIDDDRDALPIPFRTVADSSLNWRKTRAINYDAGIALYHAGQCLRIIT